The Xyrauchen texanus isolate HMW12.3.18 chromosome 4, RBS_HiC_50CHRs, whole genome shotgun sequence genome segment CTCACCCGTAACACAGAGTCATTTTAAAACGAATGTTATTAGctgttcttttatttcattctaacCGGTGACCATTTGGAAAGAAGGCTAATGAACGCaggaaccaaaatgaaaaaatacagtttctgctcagaacaaACCAATATTAAAGACATTTCATTTTTAAGTCCCAGTTGTTAGATTACACTTTTTAGGTTATCTAATCTGATTCCATGTTTCGATGATAATCTAATTTAAAGTgtattaaataacaaatattaaattacactCCTTTACACacttttattaaacatgaaatcaaacaatGTAATATTTGTCAGTGCCTGAGCAGAACCACCTTCCACCGCCCCGACACACAATTCTTTGAAAGCCAAAACTAATCGCATATGTAATTGATATGTAATCCATaataaagtaactgtattctgtaatgtaatctaattagAATTACTTGATTATGTAATTTCTACCCAGCACTTTATCAGCATGTGATCCCTGTTATTGCCAAACAACTTCTTttaatgtgtaatgtttaatgAGTAATATTGATATGAACTTCAGATTCACGCCATCCCATTACGGTCATCATGGGTGATGACATGTGCATATGCGCCATCTGAAAACTTTGTGGCCTGTGGTGGTCTGGACAACATTTGCTCTATATACAGCTTAAAGACGAGAGAGGGCAATGTTAGAGTCAGTCGAGAACTCCCTGGTCACACAGGTATGAATACACACACATCTTTATTTAGAAAGAAGTGATTAACATCTctgaaaacatgaaaacacagGATCAATAGAACAATTTGTATATTGTTTTGCATGTGGTAGTCAAATGTGTTTTTGATGACTAACTGTTTAAAACTGGATTTTTTTCTGTGTGTCTCTAACTAAAGGGAATCAGATTTCAGATGTTTCTTTTCTATCCTGTGTAGTTTCAGGGTGTGTCATGTTGACTTCCTGTCTTGTTCATTTCCTAGGTTACCTTTCCTGTTGCCGTTTCATTGATGACAATCAAATTATCACAAGTTCAGGAGACACAACCTGGTGTGTTCACATGACCCAAAATAAATATGAACACATGAACAAATAGTACTGCATAAACAGTATAGTATACTATGCAATATACAGCAGACATTAACATTTACAGTTGAactcagaagtttatatacaccttagcaaaatatattttaactcagtttttcacaattcctgacatttaatcttagaaaacattccgTCTTAGGTAAGTTAggaactttattttaataatgtgaaatgtcagaataatagtagagagaattatttatttcagcttttatttctctcatcacattccctgtgggtcagaagtttacatacactttgttagtatttggtagcattgtctgtaattgtttaacttgagtcaaacattttgggtggccttccacaagcttctcacaataagttgctggaattttggcccattcctccagacagaactggtgtaactgagtcaggtttgtaggcctccttgcccacaaattgtctatcagattgaggtcagggctttgtaatggcctctccaataccttgactttgttgtccttaagccattttgccacaactttggaggcatgcttggggtcattgtccatttgcgaccaaatgtcttgagatgttgcttcaataaatacacataattttccttcctcatgatgccatctattttgtgaagtgcaccagtccctcctgcaacaaagcacccccaGAACTTGATGCTGCTATCACCATGCTTCACGGCtgtgatggtgttctttggcttgcaagcctcaccctttttcctccaaacataacaatggtcattatggccaaaaagttctatttgtATTTAATctgaccagaggaaatttctctaacaagtaatatctttgtccccatgtgcatttgcaaactgtagtctggcttttttatggcagttttgcagcagtgtcttcttccttgctgagcagcctttcagggtatgtcgatataggactcgttttactgttgatatagatacttatcggtttcctccagcatcttcacaaggtcctttgctgttgttctgggatttatttgcacttttcgcaccaagctatgttcatctctagtagacagaatgcgtctccttcctgagcggtatgatggctgcgcgGACCCATGGTTTTTATTCTTCAGTACTatttttttgtacagatgaatgtggtactttcaggcatttgaaaattgctcccaaggatgaatcagacttaTGGAGGCCCACAATTTTTTTatgatgtcttggctgatttctattgattttcccatgatcttaaatcaaagaggcactgagtttgaaggtaaaaTGCATTCAcagttacacctccaattcagtacacctcatatcagaaactaattggccaattgtctaaaggcttgacatcattttcagtaattttccaagctgcttaacggcacagttaacttagtgtatgtaaacttctgacccactggaattgtgatatagtcaattaaaagttaaataatctgtctgtaaacaattgttggaaaaattacttgtgtcattgcaaaactatagtttgctaatattacatctgtgtagtggttaaaaaatttgttttaatgactttaacctaagtttatgtaaacttctgacttcaactgtatttgtaCGGTTAAAATCTGTTTGCACTCTTGGATCTGAAATAACAATTAcagaataataatcataatactaCTTCATTTTATTACGCCAGATTAAACAGACAGAACCATTAAACACAACTATAAAACATATGGCAATAAATAACATGAGAACATACAAACCTGAAAATCTCATTGAGATTTCTCATCTTatcaaaataaaggaaaatataaatgtattttgtatatgtaGTGACAACTTAATTCTCCTTCCTAAAGATAGAAGTTGAAACGCACAGTGCAATACATGTAGGCTACTACCAATGATGTTGTGTGCTATTCTCAGTATACTCTGATAGTATCAGTTCAATCCTCTGTTCTGGTTGTTGTACTGTGTAACCTTGttttttgaatgtgtgttttcAGTGCTTTGTGGGACATAGAGACCAGTCAGCAGACGACGCTGTTCTCGGGTCACAGCGGTGATGTAATGAGCCTGTCGCTGGCTCCAGACTCACGGACCTTCATCTCTGGGGCCTGTGATGCCTCCATTAAACTCTGGGACATCAGAGACAGCATGTGCAGACAGACGTTCACTGGTCACGAGTCAGACATCAACGCAGTTTGTGTGAGCACAAATAGAAACTTACGGGCTCTTCACACCTCAAATTATTTTTAACCCTGGGTTAAAGTAATCCTGCTccatgtttcacactgttcagACTTTAGCTTGTTACTGATTACCTTTGGCACCACAGTACCTGCAGAGATTCATAACCCAGGGATATAAGTTGGATAtaaattacaagtgtgaaacaTTGGTTATTCCACGGTTAAAATTGGCCTCAACTGGGGTGAAAAAATTAATCCAAGGTTAAGCATAGTGTGAAAAGCCTTTTAAAAGTGAAACACATTACAGATACTTATGAGACAAAGTATATCTCCTTTCCTTTTAATTATTTTCTCCTTCAGTTCTTTCCCAGCAGTAGTGCGTTTGCAACCGGTTCAGATGACGCCACCTGCAGACTGTTTGACCTGCGTGCCGATCAGGAGCTCTGCTTATACTCTCATGATAATATCATCTGTGGCATCACCTCTGTGGCCTTCTCTCGCTCTGGCCGCCTCCTGCTCGCCGGCTATGACGACTTTAACTGcaacatctgggatgccatgaaggGAGACCGAGCAGGTGAACCCACtagcattattattatgcatgaatACAGTAACCCTTTGCACAGCATTTCATTTGTAATTTATGAGTTCCAGGAACAAGGAAATTATGACAGATGCAGCAGTTTTGGGGGAACGGAACTTAAATGAAAAAGAGTGGTTTCTGGAAATGCTAGATTTGGTTCCAGAATTTGTTTCCAGCACAAATGAAGCAATGTCTTTACACTAAAGCCCTTCacaccctccctctctctctctcactctctctctcataggAGTGTTGGCTGGCCATGACAATCGTGTTAGCTGTCTTGGGGTAACAGATGATGGCATGGCTGTGTCTACAGGTTCTTGGGACAGCTTCCTCAAGATTTGGAACTGACCATACTCGCACACACATGCAATGCTCACATATCTTACACAGTATTCACTTCTCATACATACTATATGCACGGTATGTACTTTACTGTACATATGATGTACACTTACGTGCACAGACACATGCAAGACAAAGACAATAACTGTATGTACTATATATGACAACTTATTATAAGTTTACACCATACAACCcacaaagtttttctttttaaacatcATTCTCACAATTTGCATACTTTtgattaattttgtttaattttcaaaagtatttaagactattcattttatttagcatttctGGTCATTCTGTTCTCTACACGCAAACATAAGCCTTCGGTGCCGTTTCCATGATGTAGAGTTCAGATGATGAAAAATGTAAGGCAGGGTTGAGTTATCCAGCCGAAATGTCCTAAATCACACTTCATGTAGTCATGTTTTACAGATGCATATGCCGgcatattactgtatataatatatgtttttgtcttacatttttatgttcatgttttttttttacatgcttaTAATTTGTTTCCCTGTGTGGCACACCCTATGGAGAATAAagaaagtgaaaaaataaaataaaaaacatatataaaaactgGTGCCACTATATGTGactacaggtatatatatatatatatatatatatatatatatatatatattattatacatgAGAGGTTGTGTGAATGCTCATTATTTGAATTTACTTTAGTTTAtagtcagtatgtttacatgcgcGGATATAATCGAGCTACAGTCGTCATCTGTCAGTCTTGAGTATACATGAATgtgtaatacatatttaaaaggaAGGACATCAGCTGAGGATGTCAGCATCACATCTGGCCAAGGCCAATTCTCGTCTGATTAACATGTATACCTGCTGGATAAAGCCAGGCTACACACACATTATCTGTAAGTCAGCCTTCTCAAAAAGTGGACCGGTATAATTTCAGTCGAATTAAAGCatttacaagtcattttgaaAAGATAATTGTAAGActcaaatcaaacttttaaagttcaTGTAAACTTACGTTTCTGTACTTGATTTACTCTCTAGTAACTCTCCAACATactataaaatacagtatatgggtacattacaaatttaaaaacatttcaaacaaggAAAAACATATAAGCTATTATTTATACTCAAAAAAAAGAGTAACAATTTTAACAGTgatcaagtaattttttattctCAAACAATGCTGTATTAAGACATTACAGACTTGTGAATGCATCCAATCTTTAAGACTTAAATCTTCTGAAACATTCCCCCTAAACAAACACTAAAATATGTCTGAAACAAagacttgagaaaaaaaaaaaggaaataaaaagaaagataatCAACCCATCACAGAGGATCAACTTTATCTAGACCTCCAAACAACCTTTAACCGCTCCTGGCTACTGCTATAAGATAaacccaaaagaaaaaaaacaaactacaAATCATGAACTTTTTCCTTTGcagtaaatattttacaaaatcagCTAAGGGATTAACTTCATATTATTAGAGAGCAACAAGAGAAATGCCACTTGTTAGCATAGTGGTAATAGCATGTAGAGTAGAGCATATAAATATCTCAAACACAGCAGCAAAGGCCTTAAACGAAAACCAGACAGCTCCAAACTCATCTACAACACTACACACGACCTGGTCTACCATTTTAAAGACTGGCTATTATTGGATATAAAAGTGAATGCGCATGTGGATATAACGCTAAGGTCCGAGGAGCATTTcttcaaatttgttttattttgcagactgcgTAGGAGGGAACTTGTGGAAAGGAGTGTAAAATCTCTTCTTCACACATTTCAATCAAAGCACTTGCACCTTAGCCAGAATGAGCACTACTGCAGTTATAGACATCTGAGCCAGCTGTCTGATAAGACTTCAATACAACAGAGGTCAAATTTAGCATCAGTTCTTCCTCCATTAATTTAAGAGCGCTCACATTGGAGAATTTCACAAATCTGCAACATTATATCCCTGTCTGGCTTCGGGTGACTTAAGACACCAGGATAAAACAAACTGATTACATTTGGAAAGTTGGAAGTTTGCAATTAAGCCAACAACATGTGTACCTGTTGAACTACCCTCACACAAGAGAAAACATCCATAATAATCAGCTATAAGCTTTTTGAAGTCAGTCTAATACTGTGAGATCAGGAGCGTGTCAATTGCTATAGAATGactaaaatgttacatttggtCATTGGTGGCATTTACAAACTTGAGTCATATTTGTGGCTGGAGTCCAGTGATGATgatttgtgtgcatgtttgaccATACTGGTCCTCTATAGCTTTTGACTGGTTTTCCTTTTTCTCCCCCCACTCGCTTTCCTCTAAGGAAATAATGAACAGCACACACTCGGATCAAAAATAGCTCTCCTATTCACACATGCACATTCGCACACCCACACGCTCTCTTTTATAACACTTGCTGGGAAAAAAAGGGGAGGGAGATACGAGTCTAACTGAATGTACAGCCATATGTACAGCTTTGACTGCAAAACAGAAAGAAGCAGTGGGCTCATATTGTTATTCAGCCCGCAAAATGTTACATATATAAAtgcattcttttattgatttctATTTATAATgttatgttttattaaattattttcatagaaatgtacatatatttaggtataaaagaaaaataattgagGCATTATATATGAATTTCCTCAGTTTTTCCATCCAGACAGGCCATTTTAATCCTACTATTAAACCCTTCCATATATTGTAGTGTCAAAAAGcatatttcttcattataatcaCTTCTTTATATCATCATAAATCTGATATAAAACATAAATTCTGCCATCCATTAGCGTTAAAAATGTGTTGTACACATTCACTAGTAAGCATCAAGGCAAATTCTCAGCCAATTTCAAGAGCTCTCAGGAATGCTTAAATCACAATGTAGGGACCGAGCTCTTCACCATGACAACCCAAATCTTTTATAAACCTTGTGCATGAAAACCAGAGGCTCCCTCTTTGGCAAAATTATAAAGCAAATACAATTCAAGCTAAAACTATTAACATCCACTCCAGAATAAATAGCATTTTCTTCTAACTAATTTTTTgtttcgaacatggtgtttgaaACGAAGTCTTAAGTCTAAATACTGTGGAGAAATGCACTGTGATAAAACTGCAGAAATGAACTCTATATGGTATGGCTTTTGTGCTAGAACAGAGTGAGAAGAGCCCATCTTGGTGCTCTGGCTATTGTCAGTTTAAGTGCACTTTGTTGGCACAAGACCCCTAACTGAACAATGAACTGGattaagctttatttttttatctccAACTTTTCTCTTCCCTGAACATCAATTCTCattgctcacacatacacacaatcaagCAAATGCACCCAACCCAAGGCACTGTTATTTCAGTAAACATGGCAGTTAGATTAAGcatgaaaatgcttaaaaattCTATAGTGAATAGAGATTGAAGGAGCAACATATAATACGGTGGGAGGTGGACAAAGATTTTAAATCTCTAAGAGAATCTGTCACAATGGCACAGTAGTGTTCAGTTCAGATATATTCAAGTTTTTGATTTTCTCTAAAATGCAACTTTaacaatgtttaaatatttgtacttgtCTGAAGAGTTCTGCTTATCACTGGTATATTttaatgactgactgactgaacgTGTCATCACCGTTTAGTACTTGTCTATACAAGTGTCATTGTGTGACAGCAGCCAATATTTCCAGCATTGGGAGGGGAGGGGCTATTATGTAACTTGTGATGATTGTACTGCCACAAGTTACTGTACAAATCAGTgcttaaaaataatttacagtaaatcaCAAGAAAATATTTAGCAAAGACCAAAGTGTGCCAATGTGTTCAAATATATCCATCTCATCATACACAAGCGGTTTTTGTAAAGGCAACATTTATAAGTATGTAAAATACCATCTTTGTTAAATAGGGAGAAAAGAAAAGACATGATTGTGAACAGGATTCTAAAATGTTTTAGACCAGTAAGCAGGTAAATATGGTGAGTATGTGCTGAATCCTGtagattagggctgcaactaatgattatttttgatAATCGACCTTGTGCCTGACTTAAGCGGTtggattaaacgtgcttactaacaatagaggGGGGAAAAAAGGATCTTTTAAAagatacctctaaatgacattcactgaattaaagggaaaaaaagacttttaattatgtttaattcagtaaaaattcactgcaaaaaaagtgcttttgtcttgttttccatttaaaaatatctaaaagtccttaaaacaagatacatttaattgagaagcatcatataagatatttagacttgctttaagagaatgtatcttaaatataagtgtattttgtatataagtgaattttttcacttggttatatttCTGTGTgtgcagtaaatacaaaatacactttatattcaagatctattctctaaaagaagtctaaatatcttatatgctgctgctctggtgaatgcatcttttttttttttttttttaaggatttgtatatatttttaatattatattcaacattcgcagaattgtttttctttcttctgcagtatagctgctaaagtaaatgtacactgttttaaaggagttttaggtATTTATAtggtaaaaaaagacaaaacaacaacacagtttgttgcagtgtataatgaggCGAATACTCTCACAttcatgttcatttcaatcaATCTTTAACtcgcaaaaaacaaacaaagctgtgtattgccaattttcttcctgataagaaatgcacaattACATATATGATGATTCAATAAGCCACAAActatcatgttataatctagctgcagcaagtgtgtgcgctcgagggatgagcgtccccgcaacagagtgtgcatcagcccggtgcagtttcaatctctccccccttCAAGACACTTCGTGCAACTAATAGAAGATGCACTGAACGCACAgagaaattaaagttttggagtttgtagttatttacatgacgaGCTACAGTGCTCCTCTTGCTCCGTCATTAGATTtgaatatgatctcatgttacgttaaattacaTCAAACGACTTTGACAATGgaaatttttgttgacaattttttactTATAACTACAAACCAAATGATTCAGCCCTACTGTAGATGTAGATCATCTGCATGGTAATGAGTGTATAGCCAGAAAATAATCTCAGTTTTAGTATTGCAGAGCTGGAGACATTCATACCAGGCACAATCCGTCATTTATCATTATACTATTGCTTTGTCTGATGTTACTGATTCATATTTCATACagtctcaaacaaacacacacacacacacacacacacacacacacacacacacacacacacacacacacacacacacacacacacactctcttgcaCACTGTCAGATAAACAAAAGCATATTTTTGCTCAGATCTATGCCCAAGACTTTGTCTAAATCATGGCATTTGTGATGATAAAAAATGGTGGGGTccaaatatttcttaaaaaataaaatgtctgatCAAACGCACATCACTTGTCTGATCAAATGCACATCACTTCCCTGATGCACTCCAGAACAACAAACCTgcctaaaataaaatacaaaaatccaATAATCAATTAATTTTGACAGCATAAACACATGACTCAGTTATGAAATCACTAACAGAGGTGAAATAAATGCTAATATTGTATTACGCAGTAGTGTAGTGATTTAACTCCTAAAAAGAAATCATGTGACTAGTGCATACAAACAAGATTtttatctaaatacatttatggCTGCTATGTACAATTTACACAGTGATAACTGAACTATACATTTATGCTGCCAAAAAAAGCACTTAATCATAACTTCCTGACCTTAGAATCAGAATaaccaaaggaaaaaaaaaaactccttcgTAAACCTTTGTACAAGAACGAGCACACAACACATATTTCAAATGGAACAGCTATAGAACAGCAGATCATAAAAGTAGTAGTAATACCAAATACGATTACGTACAGAGAATATCAAACTGTAGTAGATATGATGAAACTTCccaaatagaaagaaaaaaagtgcTTTGAAAAGCAAAACCAAAGATGGATCATTGTGGGTGACTCGGTCTCACCAGATGATAAGTGGAAAAGCAAAATGCCAGATTCTGCTCTGTAAGCGGCCAAAGGCATTTCAATAGAACAAACAGTTTGGCGACAAAGGCGTTGGATTATTGTTTATACATCGAGAAAGCGAAACCCATCCCCTTCCCTCCCTTAGAAAGGAAATCATCTCAGAATAAGTTAAAACTGAtattgttagattttttttttttttaaatcattgtcTATACTTCTACTTGTTGAAAAGAAAACATTACTTTATATCACTTGTATCAGAAACTTTGAATGCAACCGATGATAAACAACTACTTCACTATACAGTGGAAATGGAAAATTACAGATATTGAAGTACCACCCTCTACTGCTGCAGAGTTTCAAGTTGTTTCTGCTGCTCAAAGTAGCTTATAaattctctcaaacacacactgctGCTGTGTCAGAAAACACGCAAACATTTTGTGATTCTCATAGTTTACATACATTTCTAGAGATAAATGTACAGTTAGCCTTTTTGTATGGTCCTTCAAATGTCAGAAATTAGCAGAGAGGAATGTTGTGAAGGGGCCCAATATGCTGAAAACGAACCATTTGGAATTAGTTGTACACAACATTGCTCTGTCAGAGGTCAGCAGTGCGCtcacagtacatacacacactcctTTTTCAGTTGGCTCAGAGATTAAAGAAGATGGTGAAGGAGTGTTTTCAGGAAGTAAATAACTATGCTTGTGTATGTGTTCCATCTGTAGGCTTGTGCAggattatgtgtgtgtttttacaaagtgtgtatGTGAGGAAATATTGTGTGAGAGGACTCttcagtgtttgtatgtgtgcacaGCAGAATCTATGTTCATGTAGCAGCTCTTTCACCAGTTCATGATGCAGTTTCTATTGAGGGTCATGAAGTAGACCTGACTACTGCCACCAGAGCGCACTGATGCAAAAAACACCTGAAAGAAACAGAGCGAGACAGATATGAGGAAATGATGATTACAGTAATggaaaaaggtttttttttgtgattggAGGTTAAGGTGTTTGTGTACATGCTACGCTATAATTTGGGAACAAAACTGCCCTTCTAAGTAAGCTTAATCTGACAAAATGTACAATAGTGGACATCCTCAATTGGAAAAAACAATTCATAaaagtaaattatgttttaacaTTCTAAAATGCAACAAGTTTCCCTTTAGGGGTTAGGATTCATCTTTAGTAATTACAGCGTAATTCATGTCCCCATTTAGATAAATAAGTGAACGTGTGTGTGTCACCTTGTCATTTCGTTCACACAAGAACTTAAGCCTCTGAGCTCTCTTGTGCATGAAGACCCCATCCAGGTGTCCCGTCTCAACAGATCTGATCTCAATGGCTTTCTCTCCCCAGCCCATAATCTGATTAGAGCAGATATGGGCTACaagcaaacacaaatacacagacaaaAGAAGAGCTTTTCATCATTTCACTTGAATAATATTGCTTCAAAGggtatttacaacaaaaaaacatctattgcattaaatttggctgacgattaattgtcaaacaaatcatTGCAATCAAGTTTGAGTCATTCTGTGTGGAATGCTATTTGTATAGTGCAAGgaattgctgcctatgtagagtgttTCAGATCAGCTTTTTATGAGGTTTAATTTCAGTTAGCATGCTGCATTAGAATTCAGCTGTGAATGTAGGCAGTAGAAagaaaggcagctcactagattttggagcAGAGCTTCATGAATACAGGACTGTATGCTTTTCACTAATTTTGCTATTCTGCAAAAACAAGTATATGCTCCAGACAtcacgtgtgtatgtgtgagcacgATTACGTGAATCTGACACTAACCAACAGATGTGGGCATTTCTCCCCACTGCAACACCACATCTTTGATGATGCGTCCATATGTGTTGACGTAAACACCCTCGTCCTCATAACACAACAGCATCTCCATTCCATCAGAGTTGGGCAGGAATACGATTGCATGAGGAGTCACCTGGGACTGGATCTACAGCAAAAGACAAATGTGCAGAGTGATAAAGAACcgacagaaacagacagaggtGTAACTTCTAAGTTTTAAGTTCCATGATCTTTTCCAGGCCttgaaaacacaattaaaaatttTCCATGACCTGTAACAGCCTAAAATCTGTACAAATATTTGGTCAAAGAAAATTCTTCTGTCGGCAATTGTACATAAAACATTCTTCTCCAATTCAGCCACAATTCACATATCGCTTCAATATGATCCACTGTATTTTTATTAGCTGCGACCAAAGTCtgtactgtcagagtatgtaaTGTATTTGATGAAGCATGCACTTGTCTGACAGTA includes the following:
- the LOC127643088 gene encoding guanine nucleotide-binding protein G(I)/G(S)/G(T) subunit beta-2-like, yielding MSELEQLRQEAEQLRNQIRDARKACGDSTLTQITAGLDPVGRIQMRTRRTLRGHLAKIYAMHWGSDSRLLVSASQDGKLIVWDSHTTNKIHAIPLRSSWVMTCAYAPSENFVACGGLDNICSIYSLKTREGNVRVSRELPGHTGYLSCCRFIDDNQIITSSGDTTCALWDIETSQQTTLFSGHSGDVMSLSLAPDSRTFISGACDASIKLWDIRDSMCRQTFTGHESDINAVCFFPSSSAFATGSDDATCRLFDLRADQELCLYSHDNIICGITSVAFSRSGRLLLAGYDDFNCNIWDAMKGDRAGVLAGHDNRVSCLGVTDDGMAVSTGSWDSFLKIWN